In Bacteroidales bacterium, a single genomic region encodes these proteins:
- a CDS encoding PLP-dependent aspartate aminotransferase family protein, with protein sequence MKFSTKSIHIGQKPDEATGAIIPPIYMTSTYIQDAPAQHKGYDYTRAGNPNFSNIEATLASLENGKFATVFSSGLGGLTGIISMLKAGDSVIGTADIYGGSYRLFKRIFSNYGISFKTINTQDLQEVNNALKLKPKMVFIESPTNPLLKITDIEKVTETARKYGVISVVDNTFATPYFQNPMDLGADIVLHSTTKYIGGHSDIVGGVVITNNPEFKEKIDFARMAIGLNPSPFDVWLGSRGIKTLGVRMEKHGQNAFALANFFKNHPKVKKVYYPGLESHPNYVIAKKQMSGFSGIVSVEFDMTLEETKKIMSSFKYFSLAESLGGIESLVDHPASMTHASIPAEERKKIGLSDGLVRFSVGIEDIEDLKADINNTLN encoded by the coding sequence ATGAAATTTTCAACAAAATCAATACATATAGGACAAAAACCCGATGAAGCAACAGGAGCGATTATTCCGCCTATTTATATGACTTCTACATACATTCAAGACGCTCCTGCACAACACAAAGGATATGACTACACTCGTGCCGGAAATCCGAATTTTTCAAATATTGAAGCAACTTTGGCTTCTTTAGAAAACGGTAAATTTGCAACTGTCTTTTCTTCAGGACTAGGAGGTTTAACCGGGATTATATCAATGCTGAAAGCCGGAGATTCTGTAATAGGAACAGCCGACATATACGGTGGTTCTTACCGTTTATTTAAACGGATTTTCTCGAACTACGGCATTAGTTTTAAAACAATTAATACCCAAGATTTACAAGAGGTAAACAATGCCTTAAAATTAAAACCGAAAATGGTTTTTATTGAATCTCCCACAAACCCTCTTCTGAAAATAACAGATATTGAAAAAGTAACAGAAACGGCAAGAAAATATGGTGTAATAAGTGTGGTAGATAACACTTTTGCTACTCCGTATTTTCAGAATCCGATGGATTTAGGAGCAGATATCGTATTGCACAGCACAACTAAGTATATAGGCGGGCATTCTGATATAGTTGGCGGGGTTGTTATTACTAATAATCCTGAATTTAAAGAAAAAATAGACTTTGCAAGAATGGCAATCGGACTTAACCCGAGCCCTTTTGATGTTTGGCTCGGAAGCAGAGGAATAAAAACCTTGGGTGTAAGAATGGAAAAACACGGACAAAATGCGTTTGCTCTGGCAAATTTCTTTAAAAACCATCCAAAAGTTAAGAAGGTTTATTACCCGGGTTTAGAATCACACCCTAATTATGTTATTGCAAAAAAACAAATGAGCGGTTTCAGCGGAATTGTTTCCGTGGAATTTGATATGACATTAGAAGAAACAAAAAAAATAATGAGCTCTTTTAAATATTTCTCGTTGGCAGAGAGTTTAGGAGGAATAGAATCTCTTGTTGACCACCCTGCGAGTATGACGCATGCTTCTATTCCGGCAGAAGAAAGAAAAAAAATTGGTTTATCCGACGGCTTAGTACGTTTTTCTGTTGGGATTGAAGATATCGAAGATTTGAAAGCAGATATTAACAATACTTTAAACTAA